One genomic segment of Clostridium saccharoperbutylacetonicum N1-4(HMT) includes these proteins:
- a CDS encoding NAD(P)-dependent malic enzyme — protein MNVREESLRLHREKRGKLEIIGTMPITNGEDLALAYTPGVAEPCLEIAKNKDNAYQYTIKGKTVAVITNGTAVLGLGNIGPEAGLPVVEGKALLLKRFGNVDAIPISLDSIDPDDIVNTIKNISPGFGGIHLEDIKAPECFYIEDKLKELLDIPVYHDDQHGTAIAVLAGLYNALKLVKKDIKDIKVVINGAGASGIAVAKLLMSAGVQNIVLCDLNGAVVEGDDTLNEAQAKIAKVTNRGFEKGSLSDVIKDKDVFVGVSDGNVLTKEMVETMNKDSIVFALANPVPEIMPAEAKAGGAKVVATGRSDFPNQINNVLVFPGIFNGVLKVRAKEICDDMKIAAAKGIANLVSKDELKEDYIIPSVFNKEVCEAVSKAVVDIANEQGFTREYLMVR, from the coding sequence ATGAATGTAAGGGAAGAATCTTTAAGATTGCATAGAGAAAAAAGAGGTAAATTAGAAATTATAGGTACAATGCCAATAACGAATGGCGAAGATTTAGCACTAGCTTATACTCCAGGTGTAGCAGAACCTTGTTTAGAGATAGCTAAAAACAAAGATAATGCTTATCAGTACACAATTAAAGGAAAAACTGTGGCAGTAATAACAAATGGGACAGCGGTTCTTGGACTTGGAAACATTGGGCCAGAAGCAGGACTTCCTGTAGTAGAAGGTAAGGCGCTGTTATTAAAGAGGTTTGGTAATGTTGATGCTATTCCAATAAGCTTAGATTCAATTGATCCTGACGATATAGTAAATACTATAAAAAACATTTCGCCTGGCTTTGGAGGAATTCATTTAGAAGATATAAAAGCACCAGAATGTTTTTATATTGAAGATAAATTAAAAGAGTTATTAGATATACCAGTCTATCATGATGATCAGCATGGAACTGCGATTGCAGTGTTAGCAGGTTTATATAATGCTTTAAAATTAGTTAAGAAGGATATAAAAGATATTAAAGTTGTCATAAATGGTGCTGGAGCATCTGGAATTGCTGTAGCGAAACTTTTAATGTCAGCTGGAGTTCAAAATATAGTTTTATGCGATTTAAATGGAGCAGTAGTTGAAGGTGATGACACTTTAAATGAAGCTCAAGCAAAAATAGCAAAAGTAACTAATAGAGGCTTTGAAAAAGGCTCTTTATCAGATGTTATAAAGGATAAAGACGTGTTTGTTGGAGTTTCAGATGGAAATGTATTAACAAAGGAAATGGTTGAAACAATGAATAAAGATAGCATTGTATTTGCATTAGCAAATCCTGTTCCAGAGATAATGCCAGCGGAGGCAAAGGCTGGAGGAGCTAAGGTTGTAGCTACAGGAAGATCAGATTTTCCAAATCAAATTAATAATGTACTAGTTTTTCCGGGAATATTTAATGGAGTTTTGAAGGTCAGAGCAAAAGAAATATGTGATGATATGAAAATTGCAGCAGCTAAAGGAATTGCTAATTTAGTATCAAAAGATGAATTAAAAGAAGATTATATAATACCTAGTGTTTTCAATAAAGAAGTTTGTGAAGCTGTTTCAAAGGCGGTTGTTGATATAGCTAACGAACAAGGATTTACTAGAGAATATTTAATGGTAAGATAG
- a CDS encoding 2-hydroxycarboxylate transporter family protein: MASFVSEGNVEKHRIFKRIFSVKIGVMPLGVYLSLLVVVIALLSRNILPNDMLGAACIMILYGFTCEEIGKRIPIIKHIGGKVIMATFLPSYMVYANLIPKMASDSVTTFMKQTNFLYVFIACIIVGSILSMNRKVLMKAFVKIFIPMVSSLVIGSFVGIAVAFVCGISPYEAYFFIIAPVMAGGVGEGALPLSMGYSAVLQQSQDGLFAQVLPCVMLGSLVAILLAGLLKRIGEKYPQYSGNGTLLKVGGDDEILELAQQGEKDKANTHHDLAQLTVAGILSFALYMAGVYVNSLVGLPAPIVMLIAVVMAKVVGVIPSSIEKGGYSLFRFIVTGVTTPLLFGVGVAMTPWKNLVVVFTNPRYLIVITCTVITIVVVGWFVGKLVGMNPVEAAMVTACNSGQGGTGVVSILTSGDRLELMPFGQLATRIGGAVTVTLAIALLKMIK, from the coding sequence ATGGCTAGTTTTGTTAGTGAAGGAAATGTAGAAAAACATAGGATTTTTAAAAGAATCTTTAGTGTGAAAATTGGAGTTATGCCACTTGGAGTGTATTTGTCACTTTTGGTGGTTGTAATTGCGTTGCTGTCGAGGAATATATTACCCAATGATATGTTGGGGGCAGCATGTATTATGATATTGTATGGTTTCACTTGTGAAGAAATAGGCAAAAGAATACCTATAATCAAACATATTGGTGGTAAGGTTATTATGGCGACATTTTTGCCATCTTATATGGTGTATGCTAATCTTATACCTAAAATGGCTTCGGATTCAGTAACAACATTTATGAAACAGACTAATTTTTTATATGTTTTTATTGCATGTATAATAGTTGGAAGTATTCTTAGTATGAATAGAAAGGTTTTAATGAAGGCTTTTGTAAAAATATTCATACCTATGGTTTCGTCTTTAGTAATTGGATCTTTTGTTGGTATAGCTGTAGCTTTTGTGTGTGGGATTAGTCCTTATGAAGCGTACTTTTTCATAATTGCACCAGTTATGGCGGGTGGAGTAGGTGAAGGAGCATTGCCTTTATCTATGGGATACTCAGCAGTATTACAACAGAGCCAAGATGGTTTGTTTGCTCAGGTTCTTCCGTGTGTAATGTTGGGAAGCTTGGTGGCTATACTTCTTGCGGGTTTATTGAAGCGAATCGGAGAAAAATATCCTCAATATTCAGGTAATGGTACATTACTGAAAGTTGGAGGAGATGATGAAATACTAGAACTTGCACAACAAGGCGAAAAAGATAAAGCTAATACACATCATGATTTGGCACAACTAACAGTTGCTGGTATTTTATCTTTTGCCCTTTATATGGCTGGTGTATATGTGAATTCTTTAGTTGGATTGCCTGCACCAATTGTTATGCTTATTGCTGTTGTTATGGCTAAAGTAGTGGGAGTTATTCCAAGTAGTATTGAAAAAGGTGGATATTCACTTTTTAGGTTTATTGTAACAGGTGTAACAACACCTTTGTTGTTTGGAGTTGGTGTAGCTATGACGCCATGGAAAAACCTTGTAGTTGTTTTTACTAATCCTAGATATTTAATAGTGATAACATGTACAGTTATTACTATTGTTGTTGTTGGATGGTTTGTTGGTAAGTTAGTTGGAATGAATCCTGTTGAAGCAGCTATGGTTACAGCATGTAATAGTGGTCAAGGAGGAACAGGAGTTGTATCTATACTTACATCTGGTGACAGATTAGAACTTATGCCTTTTGGTCAACTTGCTACAAGAATTGGAGGAGCAGTAACTGTAACATTAGCTATAGCTTTACTTAAGATGATTAAGTAA
- a CDS encoding sugar-binding transcriptional regulator yields the protein MTQSEIANKFSTSRFKISKLLQEARDRNVVEITINNPHTRVNELENLLKSNFNLKHVIVLDNKSLPLEETLSSLAKLGAEYLDSIITENSIVGVLWGKTISNVVKRLKPKKKLPITVVQVMGAAAKDDPLIDAPELIRKFANSYGGKYKYLYAPLYIDNDYARKAILQEPVINDTLFFANKADIILTGIGTVDAVFASTLWSKYVLANQHSSNLASSKAVGCAFARLYDNSGQEAVIDVNSKIVGIDLEAIHAANHVIGVAAGKFKAEAILGALRGKYINVLITDDDTALKVLSLAQIEVK from the coding sequence ATGACACAATCAGAAATAGCAAATAAATTTTCAACTTCACGTTTCAAGATTTCAAAACTCTTGCAAGAAGCTCGTGATAGAAATGTAGTTGAAATAACTATAAACAATCCACACACTAGAGTAAACGAATTAGAGAATCTATTAAAAAGCAACTTTAATCTAAAGCACGTTATTGTCTTAGACAACAAGTCCCTTCCTTTAGAAGAAACTTTATCTTCTCTTGCCAAGTTGGGAGCAGAATATCTAGATTCAATAATTACTGAAAACTCAATAGTAGGAGTTTTATGGGGAAAAACAATTTCTAATGTAGTAAAACGGCTCAAACCCAAGAAAAAGTTACCTATAACTGTTGTTCAGGTTATGGGTGCAGCAGCTAAAGACGACCCATTAATTGATGCTCCAGAACTTATTCGTAAATTCGCAAATTCTTATGGAGGCAAGTATAAATACCTTTATGCCCCTTTATATATAGATAATGATTATGCAAGAAAAGCAATACTGCAGGAACCTGTTATTAATGATACTCTTTTTTTTGCTAACAAAGCAGACATAATACTAACCGGAATAGGAACTGTAGATGCTGTATTCGCTTCTACTTTGTGGTCAAAATATGTACTAGCAAATCAGCACAGTAGCAATTTAGCTTCATCAAAAGCTGTTGGTTGTGCCTTCGCACGCCTATACGACAACTCCGGTCAGGAGGCTGTTATTGATGTGAATTCAAAGATAGTAGGTATAGATTTAGAAGCAATTCATGCTGCAAATCATGTGATAGGTGTTGCAGCAGGAAAATTTAAAGCTGAAGCTATTTTAGGTGCACTTAGAGGCAAGTACATAAATGTACTTATCACAGATGATGACACAGCATTAAAAGTACTTTCCTTGGCTCAAATTGAAGTTAAATAA
- the pckA gene encoding phosphoenolpyruvate carboxykinase (ATP) yields the protein MNISLDYLNIKKHNGLYRNAGIPELVKFALARGEASLSDKGALVVNTGKYTGRSPKDRFIVRDETTENTVNWGEVCLPIGEDVFDKLYNKVVKYIEEKELFVFDGYVGAMEEYSMPIRVVCECAYQAMFSTQMFRRPTEEQLAKHIPEFNVISAPGFKADGVEDGVNSEAFVLMNFSKKIILIGGTAYSGEIKKSIFSVMNFLLPQKGVLPMHCSANIGDDGQTVVFFGLSGTGKTTLSTDPERKLIGDDEHGWCEDGVFNFEGGCYAKTIGLDKEKEKEIYNAIKFGAVLENVVVDENGVPDYKDGSLTENTRTAYPIEFIDNIKVSGTGNNPSKIIFLTADAFGIMPPVSKLTKEAAMYHFMSGYTSKVAGTERGITEPMITFSACFGEPFMLLNPAVYAKLLGEKIDKHDTEVYLVNTGWIGGVYGIGKRINLSYTRAMVTGIISGELGKVEYYEHPVFNLLIPKQCPGVPDEVLNPRELWEDKDAYDRKAFELADKFEENFSKFNNVPENILEAGLNKILV from the coding sequence ATGAATATAAGTTTAGATTACTTGAATATTAAGAAACATAATGGATTATATAGAAATGCTGGAATACCTGAATTAGTGAAATTTGCTTTAGCTAGAGGAGAAGCTTCTCTTTCTGATAAGGGAGCTCTAGTGGTTAATACAGGGAAGTATACAGGAAGATCTCCTAAAGATAGATTTATTGTAAGAGATGAGACTACAGAAAATACAGTTAATTGGGGAGAAGTATGTCTTCCTATAGGAGAAGATGTATTTGATAAACTTTATAATAAAGTTGTAAAATATATTGAAGAAAAAGAATTGTTTGTATTTGATGGTTATGTAGGAGCTATGGAAGAATATTCAATGCCTATACGAGTTGTGTGTGAATGTGCTTATCAAGCTATGTTTTCGACACAAATGTTTAGAAGACCTACTGAGGAACAACTTGCAAAACATATACCGGAATTTAATGTTATTTCTGCACCAGGTTTTAAAGCTGATGGCGTAGAGGATGGAGTGAATTCTGAAGCGTTTGTATTAATGAATTTTTCTAAGAAAATAATACTTATAGGTGGAACTGCATACTCGGGTGAAATTAAGAAGTCTATATTTTCGGTAATGAATTTCTTACTTCCGCAAAAAGGAGTATTACCAATGCATTGTTCAGCTAATATAGGTGATGATGGACAGACAGTTGTATTCTTTGGGTTGTCTGGAACGGGAAAAACAACTTTATCTACAGATCCTGAAAGAAAACTTATAGGTGATGATGAGCACGGTTGGTGTGAAGATGGAGTGTTTAACTTTGAAGGTGGCTGTTATGCTAAGACTATAGGATTGGATAAAGAAAAAGAAAAAGAAATATATAACGCTATTAAATTTGGAGCTGTCCTTGAAAATGTTGTAGTGGATGAAAATGGTGTCCCAGATTACAAAGATGGAAGTCTGACTGAAAATACTAGAACTGCTTATCCTATAGAATTTATAGATAATATTAAAGTTAGTGGTACTGGAAATAACCCAAGTAAAATTATTTTCTTAACTGCAGATGCATTTGGAATAATGCCTCCTGTAAGTAAGTTGACTAAAGAAGCAGCAATGTATCACTTTATGTCTGGATATACAAGTAAAGTAGCTGGAACAGAAAGAGGAATAACAGAACCTATGATTACATTTTCAGCTTGCTTTGGAGAACCTTTCATGCTTTTGAATCCAGCAGTTTATGCTAAATTGTTAGGGGAAAAAATAGATAAACATGACACTGAAGTATACCTTGTAAATACAGGTTGGATAGGTGGAGTATATGGCATAGGAAAGAGAATTAACTTGTCATATACTAGAGCTATGGTTACAGGCATAATTTCTGGTGAACTTGGTAAAGTTGAATATTATGAGCATCCAGTATTCAATTTATTAATACCAAAGCAATGCCCTGGTGTTCCGGATGAGGTATTAAATCCTAGAGAATTATGGGAAGATAAAGATGCTTATGATAGAAAAGCATTTGAGTTGGCAGATAAATTTGAAGAAAACTTTAGCAAATTCAATAATGTGCCAGAAAATATCTTAGAAGCAGGATTGAATAAGATTCTAGTATAA
- a CDS encoding 2-hydroxycarboxylate transporter family protein, whose product MDISNVEKNTSQTSMLKKVLGYKIAFMPLGVYGILLLIVTGLLQKQIFPKDMIGAAAIMVLYGYGCAEIGQRIPIFKNIGGKVIMATFLPSYLLYAHLIPKQASDAVITFMKGTNFLYVFIACIIVGSICSMNRQVLIKAFFKMFVPLIISAVAATVVGVGVGMILGIGAYKTYFFIVAPIMAGGVGEGALPLSMGYAAVLGQEQDALFASVLPCVMLGSLTAIIYAGVLKRIGEKYPEYSGNGALLKSGDDDVLEAAKAGNKAKGEIKIDISKMAATGVLAFALYLLGVYVNSLIGLPAPIVMLLSVVIAKAAGVIPSNIEQGGYALFKFITTAVTVPLLLGVGIANTPWENLVAVITNPKYLIVIVCTVTTVVVTGWFVGKAMKMYPVEAAMVTSCNSGQGGTGDIAILTSGNRLELLPFAQVATRLGGAATVTLAISLLRMLN is encoded by the coding sequence ATGGATATTTCAAACGTTGAAAAAAACACAAGTCAAACGTCTATGTTAAAAAAGGTATTAGGTTACAAAATTGCATTTATGCCTTTAGGAGTGTATGGAATTTTATTACTTATTGTTACAGGATTGCTTCAAAAACAAATATTCCCTAAGGATATGATTGGAGCAGCAGCTATCATGGTACTTTATGGTTATGGCTGTGCAGAAATAGGGCAAAGAATACCTATTTTTAAGAATATTGGTGGTAAGGTTATCATGGCGACGTTTTTACCTTCATACTTGCTATATGCGCATCTTATACCAAAGCAAGCAAGTGATGCGGTTATTACTTTTATGAAAGGTACTAATTTCTTATATGTTTTTATTGCATGCATAATAGTAGGAAGTATTTGTAGTATGAACAGACAGGTTCTTATTAAAGCTTTCTTTAAAATGTTTGTACCACTTATTATAAGCGCGGTTGCAGCTACTGTAGTAGGCGTTGGAGTAGGGATGATACTTGGGATTGGAGCATATAAAACATATTTCTTTATTGTAGCACCAATTATGGCTGGTGGTGTTGGAGAAGGTGCACTTCCTTTGTCTATGGGGTATGCAGCTGTTTTAGGACAAGAACAAGATGCTTTGTTTGCATCAGTTCTTCCATGTGTAATGTTAGGAAGCTTAACTGCTATAATTTATGCTGGTGTGTTAAAACGTATAGGTGAAAAATATCCTGAGTATTCAGGTAATGGAGCTTTATTGAAATCTGGAGATGATGATGTATTAGAAGCAGCAAAAGCAGGAAATAAAGCCAAAGGAGAAATAAAAATCGATATATCTAAAATGGCAGCAACAGGTGTACTAGCTTTCGCACTTTACTTGCTAGGAGTATACGTAAACTCTTTAATTGGATTACCAGCACCTATAGTTATGTTATTATCAGTTGTAATAGCTAAAGCAGCAGGAGTTATTCCAAGCAATATAGAACAAGGTGGATATGCACTATTTAAATTTATAACAACAGCTGTTACAGTACCGTTGTTACTTGGAGTTGGTATTGCTAATACACCATGGGAAAATCTTGTTGCAGTTATTACTAATCCAAAATATTTAATAGTAATAGTATGTACAGTTACAACAGTAGTAGTAACAGGATGGTTTGTTGGTAAAGCGATGAAAATGTATCCGGTTGAAGCTGCTATGGTAACATCTTGTAACAGTGGACAAGGTGGAACAGGGGATATAGCTATACTTACATCAGGAAATAGATTGGAACTTCTTCCGTTTGCTCAAGTTGCTACAAGACTTGGAGGAGCAGCTACAGTTACTTTAGCTATTTCATTGTTGAGAATGTTGAACTAA
- a CDS encoding glutamine synthetase III, with amino-acid sequence MNKINEVFASNVFSDAVMKERLPKATYKALKKTIEKGTALEADVADVVASAMKDWAVEKGATHFTHWFQPMTGITAEKHDSFISPTSDGKVILEFSGKELIKGEPDASSFPSGGLRATFEARGYTAWDCTSPAFIKDGSLCIPTAFCSYNGEALDKKTPLLRSMEALNTQALRVLRALGNTTTKRVITTVGPEQEYFLIDKKMYDARKDLILTGRTLFGAKPSKGQELEDHYFGTIKQRISDFMKELDEELWKLGILAKTKHNEVAPAQHELAPIFSTTNISTDHNQLTMELMKKIAAKHDLYCLLHEKPFAGVNGSGKHNNWSMGTDDGMNLLEPGKNPHDNQQFLLFLCAVIKAVDEYPDLLRVSAANAGNDHRLGANEAPPAIISIFLGDQLEDVLEQIEKGPATSSKSASELTIGVNTLPALPKDATDRNRTSPFAFTGNKFEFRMVPSSASIAGCNFVLNTIVAETLSEIAEKLEKATDLDAEIQAILTDIVKKHKRIIFNGNGYSDEWVVEAEKRGLPNIKSTVEAAKAMISEKNQAVLEKHGVLTKVEAESRYEITLENYNKIINIEALTTLEMAKRQIIPAVIQFTTSLAESINTIKATGVGADVSVQTELLTEVSKLTASLSKNVKLLEELVGKADNFKGDIFDLGMMYRYEVFEQMNTLREDADKLETIVDEDFWPLPTYSDMLFNV; translated from the coding sequence ATGAACAAAATCAACGAAGTTTTCGCTTCAAATGTATTTAGTGATGCTGTAATGAAAGAACGTCTTCCAAAGGCTACTTATAAAGCTTTAAAAAAGACAATTGAAAAAGGAACTGCTCTTGAAGCAGATGTTGCTGATGTAGTTGCTTCAGCAATGAAAGATTGGGCTGTTGAAAAAGGTGCAACTCACTTTACTCACTGGTTCCAACCAATGACTGGAATTACTGCAGAAAAGCATGATTCTTTTATCAGTCCAACTTCAGATGGAAAAGTTATATTAGAATTTTCAGGTAAAGAATTAATTAAGGGTGAACCTGATGCATCTTCATTCCCTTCAGGAGGACTTAGAGCAACTTTTGAAGCTAGAGGATATACTGCATGGGATTGTACTTCGCCAGCATTTATTAAAGATGGTTCTTTATGCATACCAACAGCTTTCTGTTCTTATAATGGTGAAGCTTTAGATAAGAAAACTCCATTATTACGTTCGATGGAAGCTTTAAATACTCAAGCTTTACGTGTTTTAAGAGCGTTAGGTAATACAACTACTAAAAGAGTTATTACAACAGTAGGTCCTGAACAAGAATATTTCTTAATTGATAAGAAAATGTATGATGCTCGTAAAGATCTTATCTTAACAGGAAGAACTTTATTTGGTGCAAAACCTTCAAAAGGTCAAGAACTTGAAGATCATTATTTCGGAACAATAAAACAAAGAATTTCTGATTTCATGAAAGAGTTAGATGAAGAACTTTGGAAGCTTGGTATTTTAGCTAAAACTAAGCATAACGAAGTTGCTCCTGCTCAACATGAATTAGCTCCTATATTCAGTACAACAAATATATCTACAGATCACAATCAACTTACAATGGAATTAATGAAGAAAATTGCTGCAAAGCACGACTTATATTGCTTGCTTCATGAAAAACCATTCGCTGGTGTAAATGGATCTGGTAAGCACAATAACTGGTCAATGGGTACAGATGATGGAATGAACCTTCTTGAACCAGGTAAGAATCCACACGATAATCAACAATTCCTTTTATTCTTATGTGCTGTGATAAAAGCTGTTGATGAATATCCAGATTTATTAAGAGTATCAGCGGCTAATGCTGGAAATGATCATAGATTAGGTGCGAATGAAGCTCCTCCAGCTATAATCTCAATATTCTTAGGAGATCAATTAGAAGACGTATTAGAACAAATTGAAAAGGGACCAGCTACAAGCTCTAAATCTGCAAGTGAATTAACAATTGGTGTTAATACTTTACCAGCGCTTCCAAAAGATGCAACTGATAGAAACAGAACATCTCCATTTGCATTCACTGGAAACAAATTTGAATTCAGAATGGTTCCATCATCAGCTTCAATTGCTGGATGTAACTTTGTATTAAATACAATCGTTGCTGAAACTTTATCTGAAATTGCAGAAAAATTAGAAAAAGCTACTGATTTAGATGCTGAAATTCAAGCAATTTTAACAGATATCGTTAAAAAACATAAGAGAATTATCTTTAATGGTAATGGATATTCTGATGAATGGGTTGTTGAAGCAGAAAAGAGAGGACTTCCAAACATTAAGTCTACTGTAGAAGCTGCTAAAGCTATGATTTCTGAAAAGAACCAAGCAGTTCTTGAGAAACATGGAGTATTAACAAAAGTTGAAGCAGAATCTCGTTATGAAATAACTCTTGAAAACTATAATAAGATTATAAATATAGAAGCTTTAACAACACTTGAAATGGCAAAACGCCAAATTATACCTGCAGTAATTCAATTTACTACAAGTCTAGCTGAATCAATAAATACTATTAAAGCTACTGGCGTAGGTGCTGATGTATCTGTTCAAACTGAATTATTAACTGAAGTTTCTAAGTTAACAGCTTCATTGAGTAAAAATGTAAAACTTCTTGAAGAATTAGTTGGAAAAGCTGATAACTTCAAAGGCGATATATTCGACTTAGGAATGATGTACAGATACGAAGTGTTTGAACAAATGAATACTTTAAGAGAAGATGCTGACAAGCTTGAAACTATAGTTGATGAAGATTTCTGGCCATTACCAACTTATAGTGATATGTTATTCAATGTTTAA
- a CDS encoding CPBP family intramembrane glutamic endopeptidase produces MKIIKNSDNVVRSGWKIASLYLIYFILTIIISGIFCLIYSILLFSKNPQAYLDVGLIDKQFSSMNYFPGICLYLIQCITLIILVVLFWKKGDNGKLEDIGLTNLKKSWKQLCVGLFIGAVSFTIVALILILSKSVVLINGFINPHFSKSLIIQLIIFIFVGINEELFCRGYCMTVLKQTKITWIPIVVSSIIFSLMHSMNSGISVVAYINLFLFGITMGYIFIKTKSIWICIGYHITWNYFQGDVFGFLVSGNITDSIYSVKTLVPSIINGGSFGPEGGIIVTFLLLITIFLIYKFLPTDARF; encoded by the coding sequence ATGAAAATAATTAAAAACAGTGATAATGTAGTTAGATCTGGATGGAAAATAGCATCTCTCTATCTAATATATTTTATTTTAACAATCATAATATCAGGAATTTTTTGTTTGATATATTCTATACTATTATTTAGTAAAAATCCTCAAGCATATCTTGATGTTGGTTTAATAGATAAACAATTTTCTAGTATGAACTATTTTCCGGGCATATGTCTATATTTAATTCAGTGTATAACTTTAATTATTCTTGTAGTTCTATTTTGGAAGAAGGGTGACAATGGTAAACTTGAAGATATTGGGCTGACAAATTTAAAAAAGAGTTGGAAACAATTATGTGTTGGATTGTTCATTGGGGCTGTTTCGTTTACAATAGTTGCTTTAATATTGATTTTAAGTAAATCGGTGGTTCTTATAAATGGTTTTATTAATCCACATTTTTCAAAGTCTTTAATCATTCAATTAATAATTTTTATTTTTGTTGGAATAAATGAAGAACTTTTCTGCAGAGGATATTGTATGACTGTATTAAAGCAAACTAAAATAACCTGGATTCCTATAGTAGTATCTTCGATAATTTTTTCATTAATGCATTCTATGAATAGTGGAATAAGTGTAGTAGCATATATTAATTTATTTTTGTTTGGAATTACAATGGGGTATATTTTTATAAAAACCAAAAGTATTTGGATATGCATAGGTTATCACATAACTTGGAATTACTTTCAAGGAGATGTCTTTGGATTTTTAGTAAGTGGAAATATTACTGATTCAATATATTCTGTAAAGACATTAGTACCTAGTATAATTAATGGTGGGAGTTTTGGACCAGAAGGTGGAATTATAGTTACGTTTTTATTATTAATAACCATCTTCTTAATATATAAATTTCTACCTACAGATGCAAGATTTTAG
- a CDS encoding glutamate synthase subunit beta gives MGKPTGFLEYDREVGTNREPKERLKDYNEFHSRLPLEKQCIQGARCMDCGIPFCQSGVLFSGMVSGCPLHNLIPEWNDLVYRDKWDLAYERLNKTNPFPEFTGRVCPAPCESACTAGLNGPAVTIKENERSIIDVAFQNGYVKANPPAKRTGKTVAVIGSGPAGLAAADTLNKCGHKVTVFERSDRPGGLLMYGIPNMKLDKEVILRRVSIMAEEGVKFVTNANVGDNYDAKQILDGFDAVVLATGASEPRDINVEGRNEIKGIHFAVDFLKANTKSLLDSKHGDKEYISAEGKNVIVIGGGDTGTDCVGTSLRHGCKSLVQFEIMGEPVKERAENNPWPEWPKVLKVDYGQEEFMALYGKDPREYLTTVTAVHADKDGNLESVDTVKVEWKKDENGRFGPIPVKGSEKNWKAELVLLAMGFTGSQSYIKEAFGVESDARTNVKANDIDFKTNVPKVFSTGDARRGQSLVVTAISEGMQSAIAVDRFLRTE, from the coding sequence ATGGGTAAACCAACTGGATTTTTAGAGTATGATAGAGAAGTAGGAACAAATAGAGAACCTAAAGAAAGATTAAAAGATTATAATGAATTTCATTCAAGACTTCCTTTGGAAAAGCAATGTATCCAAGGTGCTAGATGTATGGATTGTGGAATTCCATTTTGTCAATCTGGAGTATTATTTTCAGGTATGGTGTCAGGATGTCCGCTTCATAATTTAATTCCTGAATGGAACGATTTAGTGTACAGAGATAAATGGGACTTGGCTTATGAAAGATTAAATAAGACTAATCCATTCCCAGAGTTTACAGGAAGAGTATGTCCAGCTCCATGTGAATCTGCATGTACTGCTGGATTAAATGGCCCAGCAGTTACTATAAAAGAAAATGAAAGAAGCATAATTGATGTTGCTTTTCAAAATGGTTATGTTAAAGCAAACCCTCCTGCAAAAAGAACTGGTAAAACCGTTGCTGTAATTGGGTCAGGGCCAGCAGGGCTTGCTGCTGCTGATACCTTAAATAAATGTGGACATAAAGTTACTGTTTTTGAAAGAAGCGATAGACCAGGCGGATTATTAATGTATGGAATTCCGAATATGAAGCTTGATAAAGAAGTTATCTTGAGAAGAGTTAGCATAATGGCTGAAGAAGGTGTAAAGTTTGTTACTAATGCAAATGTTGGAGACAACTATGATGCAAAACAAATTTTAGATGGATTTGATGCAGTAGTCCTTGCTACAGGAGCATCTGAACCTAGAGATATTAATGTAGAAGGAAGAAATGAGATTAAAGGCATTCATTTTGCAGTTGATTTCTTAAAGGCTAACACTAAGAGTCTTTTGGATTCTAAACATGGGGATAAGGAATATATTTCAGCAGAAGGTAAAAATGTAATAGTTATTGGTGGTGGAGATACAGGGACAGACTGTGTTGGAACTTCCCTTAGACATGGATGTAAGTCGTTAGTTCAATTTGAAATAATGGGTGAACCAGTCAAAGAAAGAGCTGAAAATAATCCATGGCCAGAATGGCCAAAGGTTCTTAAGGTTGATTATGGCCAAGAAGAATTTATGGCTTTATATGGTAAAGATCCAAGAGAATATTTAACAACAGTTACAGCTGTTCATGCCGATAAGGATGGAAATCTTGAAAGTGTTGATACGGTAAAGGTTGAATGGAAAAAAGATGAAAATGGAAGATTTGGACCAATACCAGTTAAAGGTTCAGAAAAGAATTGGAAGGCTGAACTTGTATTGCTAGCAATGGGTTTCACAGGTTCACAAAGTTATATTAAAGAAGCTTTTGGAGTTGAATCAGATGCAAGAACCAATGTTAAAGCAAATGATATAGACTTCAAGACAAATGTACCTAAAGTATTTTCAACAGGTGATGCTAGACGTGGTCAATCACTAGTTGTTACTGCAATAAGTGAAGGAATGCAATCTGCTATAGCAGTTGACAGATTTTTGAGAACAGAATAA